In the genome of Chloroflexota bacterium, the window CCAGCGCAGCCCCAACCCGTTCACCGGTGACGGATTTGTCAACCTCGCCCACCTCGACCGATCGGTGGACAGCCCAACTTCGGTCGGACGGAACCCCCTGGGCTTCAACCACTTCGGGGTGCTGGTGCGCGATCCGCACGAGCTCTACAGCCGGATTCACGCCGCGACGCCGGGCATGCCGGAGGACGTGCGGCCCCCCGAGCGACAGGTGGAATATGGGGTCCGCGACCCAGAGGGCAACTATCTGGACCTGTCCGGCAAGAAAGGTTGGAAAGTCGACGTCAACACGTGGGCCCGGGTGGGCTGAGGCGCGGGCCGGTTGAGGTCGTCGCTGGGATTCACGATTTCCATTGCCCGTCCCGTCCGGTAGGGCCGGGGGGCAGCCCGCCCCGATATTGACCGATCTCCACGGCCAGCATTATGCTGGGCCCAAGATTCGAGAGGAGTCACGGCCATGGGACAGATCTTGGGCCTCGGCATCACGCACTATCCCGGCCTCGCCTTCAAGGGCAATCTTGCCGGCCGAATCAACCTCATGCTGGGCGATCCGGCCCTTCCCGATCGTCTCCGGTCCGTGGAGAACTGGCCCGAGCCGATGCGCCGCCAATGGTCCGACGACGAGGGTCGCGCCCATTCCGATGCGCATCGCCAGGCCATGATCGAGGAGTTTCGCAAGGCGCGCGAGGAGCTAGACGCGTTCCACCCCGATTTTGTCGTGATTTGGGGCGACGACCAGTACGAAAACTTTCGAGAAGACTGCGTCCCGGCATTTTCGGTCCTCGCTTACGACACGGTGGAGCTGCAGCCGTGGCATTCCGAGCGGGTGCGCGGCGCCAACTCCTGGGACGAGCCCGCGGATGCGACGTTCGCGGTTTCGGGCCATCGAGATGGAGGCAAGTATCTCGCGACGTCGCTTCTGCGCGATGGATTCGACATCGCCTATGCCTACAAGCCCCTCCACGCGCGCGCATTCGGGCACGCCATCGCGAACTCGATCCTCTATCTGGACTGGGATCGCCGCGGCTTCGCGTATCCGGTGGTGCCCATCACCGTCAACAGCTACGGCCGCGCCCTCATCGCCCATCACGGTCGTCCGCTGACTCCGACCGAGGCGAAGGCGGCGGAGGGCGACGAGGACCCGCCCGGTCCGCAGCCGTGGCGCTGCTTCCAGCTCGGCGCCTCGGTGGCGCGCGCAGCGGCTCGGAGTCCGTGGCGTGTGGCGCTCATCGCCTCTTCGAGCTGGTCTCACTCGTTTCTCGTGCCGAAACACGCCGGCATGTATCCCGACGTCGAGTCCGACAAGCGGCTCTACGAGGCGTTTGTCGCTGGGGACTGGGACCTCTGGCGGAATACCACTATCGACGAGGCGGAAGACCGCGGCCACCAGGAGTTGCTGAACTGGTACTGCCTGGCCGGCGCCATGGCGGAGCTGGGGCGCAAGCCGGATTACTCTGTCTTTCAGGAGTCGTGGATCACCAACTCCGACAAGGTGTTCGCCGTCTTTCGCCCGTGAGTTCTCCGATACCGCGACGAAGTCTGATGACCACATCTGAATCCGCGGATTTGGCGGGCCGGACCGGGCACTGATTCAATTCAACGACGATCCGCCGTCGACGACGAGCGTCTGACCCGTGATGAAATCGCTGTCCGGCGAGCAGAGAAACGCGACCGCCCCCACGAGGTCCGACGGCTGCTCCAAGCGCTTGATGGCCCTGCTCTGCGCGCGATTCTCGTGGTACTGGATCAACGCGTCGTCATGAAGGTCCATGCTCTCGGTCAGGCCGGGCGCGATCGCGTTCACGGTAATGTTCCACTCCCCCAGCTCCTTCGCCAGCACACGCGTGAGCCCAATCACGCCCGCCTTCGAGGTGACGTAGTGGGCGAAGCGCGGTGTTCCGGAGAAGACCGTGCTGGAGCTGATGTTGACGATCTTGCCGCGCCGCTGCCGCTTCATCGACGGCACGACGGCCCGCGCGCAGAGGAAGACGCCGCGCAGATTCACGGCCATGACGCGATCCCACTCGTCGATGGGGATCTCCTCGAATGGCCCGCGCGTGACGGCCGGTCGCTGGTACATGCCGGCATTGTTGACGAGCGCGTCGATGCGGCCCCAGCGCTCGAGCACCGCGGTCGCCATCTCCTCGGTCGCGCGCGCGTCCGTGACGTCGGTGCGAACGGCGATCGCGTCGGCTTCGGCCCGGCGGAGCCCGTCGGCCACCTCCTCCGCGGCGCCCGCGTCGATGTCCACCACCGCGACGCGTGCGCCCTCCTGGCCGAGGCGCTCCGCATAGGCGCGGCCGATCCCGAGTCCGCCGCCGGTAACGATCACCACCTGATTCTCCAGGCGCATAGGGTACCCCCGCCTCGAAGCTTTTAGATCCGAAGATTCCGCGATGCGACCAGTATCGCAGGAAGGATTCGAGCCTTTCACGGCGCTGGCCGTATTGATGGCGACGTGGGATACTGCTGGGAGCGTTTTACGCTGAGGAGGTTCCCGTTGCTCATCCAGAGTCCTAGTACCGCAATGCGATTCGTGGCTGGCGCGCTCGCGGCGCTGGCCGCCATGGCGCCGGCCGGTCCCGCGCTGGCCCAATCGGCAGCCCAGGCTGCGGCGCAAGGGGTGGTCTACACCGGGACCCCCAGCGCAGGCCAGGGGATCACCAGCGCGACAACCCAGATCTCCCTCGACAGCCCATTGGACGCGTCGCAGGTCGCCATCGGGGCCCACGTCGACATCGGGGGTTGGGCGATCGATACGGAGGGACCGGATACGGGCGTCGACCTCGTGCAGGTCTACCTGGACGGCCCCATGGACGGTGGCGGGACCTTCGTGGGACCAGCCCACTATGGTCATGCACGTCCAGACGTCGCCGTGGCCCTCGGTTCGACCTCTTACACGAATAGCGGTTTCGATTACGTTTGGATTCCGTCGTCCCTCAGCTCGGGCATGCACACGCTGTACGTGTACGCCCACACGAAGGCAAACGGTTGGCAATACGTGACGGTGAGCATAATCGGGCCGAACGCACCCAACAGCGGGCAACCCCAGAACGTCGGGAACGCGCCCGCGCCCAATCAGCAGGGAGCTGGCGCCGGTGGGCAAACAAACGCGGGTTCCAGCGGCCAGACCGGCGGTTCCGCCGCCGCGCCGAACCAGGGCCAGAACGCCGGGCCCTACAGCGGTCCCTATCCGGGCCCCTACGCACCCGGGCCGTATGCGTTCACGCCTTACGGCGGCACGTATCTCAACAACTGGCAGACGTCCGGGCAGGGCTACGGCTCCTGTTTCGGGGTCAACGCCGGGCAGTGCGGCGGCGGATATGGATATGGCCAGATGCCGCCGTTCAGCGGGCCTCCGCCAATGAACCCATTGCAGCCCGGCGCTCCGTTCATGGGGTTCTGACAGAGATGCTGGGGAAGGGACCCATCTCCGGAATGGATCTCTTCCCCAGCAAAGCACGTGCGACGCCTGGCGGCATACATCTCTACTACCTGGATCCGGATCGCACGCCCTTTCTCTACACGGTCCGGGAGATGGCCGCCCGCCACGAGAGCCTGAACGTCACGGTCGATCAGATCGTGGGGATGGAGACGTTCGAGGAGCGCTTCCTCCGGGGCGAGCTGGACGTCATCTGCGAACACTCCCGCTTCCTTTATCCCGCTCGGTTGAAGGGCCATGACGTCCGCTGCCTCGCCGCCTGTCAGCGTCCCGAGAGCAAGCTGCTTGTCGCCCCGGACATTGGCGCCGTGACGGACTTGCGGGGGAAGACCATCGCGATTCGAGCGACCCCCCAGTCGCGGATCAGCGGAACCTATTGGATGCGTCGTCTGGGCCTCGATCGGGACAACCGGCTGCTCTACGTCGAAGACGCCGAGGTCGGGCGCTGGCAGCAGTGGCGGAAGGTCGCATCCGGTGACGCGCACGCGGTTATCGCGACGCCGCTCTACGAAGACGCGGCGTTGGCCGCCGGCCTCCACCAGCTGCACGTACCGCCCCTCCCCGAGGTCGGCCAGATCGTTTTCGCGGTCCTGGCCTCATTCGCCGCGGCCCATGACGACGCGCTCCACCGGCTGGTGCGCGCCGTGTATCGCGCGATCGATCTGATCCGCGGCGACGCCGAAGCCGCATTGGAGATCATGCGCGGGGAGCCCGCGCGCCTCATGCGGACCAAGATCGCGGGCGAGGCGGATCTCCGAACCCAGTACGCGCGGATCCGAGACTCCATCGGCCCGAGCGCGATCCCCACGCCCGAAGCCCTGCAGGTGGAGTTCGAGCTGCTGAACGAGGGCTACGTGCCATTGGACGACCTCAATCCCCTCAGCCTCTGGGACATGCACTACGCCATCGCTGCCGAGGAGGCCCGCCGGGCCCGCGCGCTATAGAGGCTTGTCCGCGGTATTTTGCGGTCAACAACGTTTCGATTCGCCATTGTTGACGCCACCCGTAACGAAACGGTAATCTCCGCGCACCATTTGAGCGGGTCGTGTCAGCGCGATATCGCACGTCCCGCTGGGTTCACCCAACCGGCCCGTGGCCGGGGGCTCGTGGCTCGGTCTACGGCAGGCACCAAGTGGTCCGGAGGTTGGTGGGTGGCGTCTCGTACGCGGTTGCTCATCGCGATCCCCGTTGTCGTCGTGCTTCTCGCCGGCGGCCTCGTCGTTTCCATCTCGCGATTTTCCCGATCGAGCACCGCGTTCGCCCTCGTCGACGAGTCAACCCTGACCGCGCTGCGCGGGCAGGTGGAGCTGATTCGTGCGGATGGCAGCCGCGCGCCCGTCGCCCTGCGAGCCAGCGTTCCCCTGCGTTTGGGCGACCAGGTTCGCACTGGCTCCGACGGCTACGCGGTCATCACGTTCTTTGACGGCTCGACCACCGAGCTGGAGCCTGGCACTTTTATCACTGTGCAGCGGCTCGAGAAGCTGTCCAGCGGCGGGCCCGACATCGCATTCCACCAGGAGGCGGGGCAGACCTGGAACCGGGTGGAGCGCCTGGTCGACGCAAATAGCCGATTTGAGACGAACACAGCTTCCGCCGTCGCCTTCGTACGAGGCACCGAATACAAGGTGTTCATCGACCCCAGTGGCGACACCATTGTTGAGGTGTACGAGGGCACGGTGACCGTTGAAGCGAATGGCGTGGTCGTCGAAGTGACGGCTGGGTTCCGGACCCGGGTCCGGCCGGGCGGCCCGCCCGGTCCGCCTGAACCCATTCCCCCCGCGCCCCTTGGCCTTCAGATCCAGGTCCAAGGCCCGGTCCATCCCTTCATCACCGACAACCTGAACCGGAGCGAGGGCTTCCAGCCCGACGTCGACATCTACGGGTCGCAGATTCCGGGCGCCGTGTACACAAACGACGCCGGTGTCCAGACCATCACGGTGCCCGATCCGGTGTCGGCGTACGAGCTGGTCTTGAGCGCGGACGCGAATGGCGGGCCGTACTCCTTGAGCGTCAGCGGACTCATCAGCGGGCAGCCCGTTGCCGTCCGCGCGGCAGGCCTCGCGCGCGCCCTGGACGCGGAAGAGCTGAGCGGGGTGCTGGGTGGCGGGCAGCATCTGCGGACCGGTTTCGAGTTCAGCGGCGGGCAAATCCTCAACTTCCGCCGACCGGGTAGCATTACTGGCGGCGCGCCCGAGGGCAGCTTTATGGTGTTCAGCCAGAGCTCGCGTCGCGGCGGGACGACAACCCCATCGACCGCGATCGCCCGGGGGACCGCCACGCCGTCCGGCGTCGCCATCGCTGCGGCCGACACCGCGACGCAGCCACGAGTCAGTGCTTCCCCTTCCCAGGTGACGGCCACCGCCGCCCTCCGCGCTACCGCACTCGCGAGCGCTACGGAGTCGCCGACCGCCGCATCGACGGAGCCGCTCGCGGGAACCACGCCCGAGCCCGGCCTGGCTTCGCCGACGCGTGGCGCCGCGAGCGCTACCGACACAGCGACGCCCGATGCCGCGAGCGCGTCGCCGACGGCAGCGCCCAGCGCGACCGATGGGCCGACGGGAACCGCGAGCCCGACGCCGACACCGACTGTCGTCCGCCCAACGCCCACCACGAGCGAACCCGTCGAGCCAACCGCGACGCCAACGCCGAGCGCGGAGCCCACGTTGGGGCCGCGCGCGACGGGAACGCCGTCGCGAGTGGCCGGGCCATCCTTCACCGGGCCATTGCCGCCGCCTTCGCCGACCCAACGGCCGACCGCGACCGAGTCCGTGCGGTTCGCCGCTGGCGGGGGCAGTCCCACGCCCATCGTCATGATTCCCTGGCACGGATTCGTCGGGGTGTTGGACGCGACGGTGACCCCCATTTTCCCGACTCCGACAGCCACGATCACTCAGACTCCGCCTACCACGCCCACCCCGACGATAACTGCGACGGTCGCCCCGTCCCCGGCCTTCACCGTGAGCCCGACGCCCTCTCCAACCGGGACTCCAACGGTGACGCCAACCCCGACCATCACGCCGACCGGTACGATTACGCCGCCGCCTACGGTCGCCCCAACTGATACACCCCTGTCGACCTTTACCGCGACGCCCTCGCCGTCCGTAAGCGCTTCGGCCACGCCGACAGGAACCGCGACGCCGACTCCAACGATCACCAGGTCGCCGACCATCACCCCTTCGCCCACGGTGACCGCGACGTTCACGCCGACGGCCACGCAGACGGTGAGCCCACTGGCGCGCCTCTTCACCGCGAACGTCGTCAGCGGCAATGAGTCGGTGTTCGATACGAGCACGGGCACCCCGAGCGGCGGCTTCAACGTGACCCCGCCAGCCGGGCTCAATTTCCCGACTCACCTCGCGGTCAATCCCGCCAAGACCCGCATGTACATCGCCGACAGTCGAGCCCGGCTCCTGGTGATGGACATCAGCGGGGCGACGCCCGTCGCGGGGCCCGTGATCGCGCTGCCAAATCAAGCGTCTGCGCTGCTCACCGTTTCGACGCCGGCAGGTCCGCGCTTGTACGTTGCCGATTCGATCGGCAACCAGGTGGTGGCGTTTGACATCAGCAGTGGGACACCGTCGAGCCCAACGACCGTGGGAATGCCGAGCGGCGCCAGCAGACCCGTTGCCCTGGCGGCCAACCCTGCCGGGACGCGCCTATACACCGCGAATGAATCGAGCGCGAACGTGTCCGTGTTCAACATCTCGAGCGGCACCCCCGCTAGCGGCGCAAACGTCGCGCTCCCGAGCGCCACGCTGCCTACGGCTCTCGCGGTGAACCCCGCAGGCACCCGACTCTTCGTGTCGGACATTGTGATCGACCAGCCGACGATCACGACCTTCGACATCAGCGGCGGCACACCGGCGAGCGGCGTCAACGTATCCATGCCAAGCGGCGCTGGTGAAAGCCAGGACCTTGTCGTCGATCCCGCCGGCACCCATCTGTACGGTGTCAGCGGGCACTTCGTGACCTCGTTTGACATCACGTCGGGAACCCCCAGCGGCGGTGTGAACGTCTCCACGCCGACGACGGGCGGATTCGCCATCGCGGTGGACGTCAACCCGGCCGGCACGAGGCTGTTCGTGGCGAGCGATTCGCCGGACTCCGTCGCCGTCTTCGACATCACCGGTGGCACGCCGACCGGCGGGGCCAACCTCTCATACTCGCTGAACACGCTGTTCCCATCCGATCTCCTGTCGGTCGGGAATAGCGTCTACGTACTGTTCGAGGACTCGGTGAATCTGACGCGGTACGACGCGACTCCGCGCGATATCTTCCTACGCACGACCTTCGACCTACCGCTCGCATCCGACGGTCCGTTTGCGCTGGTAACCAATGGCGCGGGAACCCGGCTCTACGTCGCGAATGGCGGGTCGAATTCCATCACCACCTGGGATATCAGCAGCGGCACCCCATCTGGAGCGGTGAACGTCGCGATTCCTTCTATCGGCGAGGCAATCGTCGACCTGGCCATCAATCCGGCTGGGACCCGCCTGTTCGCGCTCACGGTCCCCGACGGTTCCGGTGGCCACGTCGTCGCGTACGACGTGTCCGGCGGTCTCCCGGCCAGCCCGGTCGCCGTATCCGTACCGTCGGGAGCAGACGGACCTGAGCGGATGGCCGTGCATCCGGACGGAAGCCGTTTATACGTCACGAGCGGGTTCCCGGACGCCGTGGCCGTGTTCGACATATCGTCGGGCACACCGGTCCCCGGCGCCGTGGTTCCGCTCCCGGGCGGAGCGTCCAATCCGGGCAGCGTCGCGGTCAACCCCAGCGGCACGCGGCTGTATACGGGCAACTCCACCACC includes:
- a CDS encoding extradiol ring-cleavage dioxygenase, with the protein product MGQILGLGITHYPGLAFKGNLAGRINLMLGDPALPDRLRSVENWPEPMRRQWSDDEGRAHSDAHRQAMIEEFRKAREELDAFHPDFVVIWGDDQYENFREDCVPAFSVLAYDTVELQPWHSERVRGANSWDEPADATFAVSGHRDGGKYLATSLLRDGFDIAYAYKPLHARAFGHAIANSILYLDWDRRGFAYPVVPITVNSYGRALIAHHGRPLTPTEAKAAEGDEDPPGPQPWRCFQLGASVARAAARSPWRVALIASSSWSHSFLVPKHAGMYPDVESDKRLYEAFVAGDWDLWRNTTIDEAEDRGHQELLNWYCLAGAMAELGRKPDYSVFQESWITNSDKVFAVFRP
- a CDS encoding 3-oxoacyl-ACP reductase family protein, with amino-acid sequence MRLENQVVIVTGGGLGIGRAYAERLGQEGARVAVVDIDAGAAEEVADGLRRAEADAIAVRTDVTDARATEEMATAVLERWGRIDALVNNAGMYQRPAVTRGPFEEIPIDEWDRVMAVNLRGVFLCARAVVPSMKRQRRGKIVNISSSTVFSGTPRFAHYVTSKAGVIGLTRVLAKELGEWNITVNAIAPGLTESMDLHDDALIQYHENRAQSRAIKRLEQPSDLVGAVAFLCSPDSDFITGQTLVVDGGSSLN
- a CDS encoding ABC transporter substrate-binding protein, which translates into the protein MLGKGPISGMDLFPSKARATPGGIHLYYLDPDRTPFLYTVREMAARHESLNVTVDQIVGMETFEERFLRGELDVICEHSRFLYPARLKGHDVRCLAACQRPESKLLVAPDIGAVTDLRGKTIAIRATPQSRISGTYWMRRLGLDRDNRLLYVEDAEVGRWQQWRKVASGDAHAVIATPLYEDAALAAGLHQLHVPPLPEVGQIVFAVLASFAAAHDDALHRLVRAVYRAIDLIRGDAEAALEIMRGEPARLMRTKIAGEADLRTQYARIRDSIGPSAIPTPEALQVEFELLNEGYVPLDDLNPLSLWDMHYAIAAEEARRARAL
- a CDS encoding beta-propeller fold lactonase family protein; this encodes MASRTRLLIAIPVVVVLLAGGLVVSISRFSRSSTAFALVDESTLTALRGQVELIRADGSRAPVALRASVPLRLGDQVRTGSDGYAVITFFDGSTTELEPGTFITVQRLEKLSSGGPDIAFHQEAGQTWNRVERLVDANSRFETNTASAVAFVRGTEYKVFIDPSGDTIVEVYEGTVTVEANGVVVEVTAGFRTRVRPGGPPGPPEPIPPAPLGLQIQVQGPVHPFITDNLNRSEGFQPDVDIYGSQIPGAVYTNDAGVQTITVPDPVSAYELVLSADANGGPYSLSVSGLISGQPVAVRAAGLARALDAEELSGVLGGGQHLRTGFEFSGGQILNFRRPGSITGGAPEGSFMVFSQSSRRGGTTTPSTAIARGTATPSGVAIAAADTATQPRVSASPSQVTATAALRATALASATESPTAASTEPLAGTTPEPGLASPTRGAASATDTATPDAASASPTAAPSATDGPTGTASPTPTPTVVRPTPTTSEPVEPTATPTPSAEPTLGPRATGTPSRVAGPSFTGPLPPPSPTQRPTATESVRFAAGGGSPTPIVMIPWHGFVGVLDATVTPIFPTPTATITQTPPTTPTPTITATVAPSPAFTVSPTPSPTGTPTVTPTPTITPTGTITPPPTVAPTDTPLSTFTATPSPSVSASATPTGTATPTPTITRSPTITPSPTVTATFTPTATQTVSPLARLFTANVVSGNESVFDTSTGTPSGGFNVTPPAGLNFPTHLAVNPAKTRMYIADSRARLLVMDISGATPVAGPVIALPNQASALLTVSTPAGPRLYVADSIGNQVVAFDISSGTPSSPTTVGMPSGASRPVALAANPAGTRLYTANESSANVSVFNISSGTPASGANVALPSATLPTALAVNPAGTRLFVSDIVIDQPTITTFDISGGTPASGVNVSMPSGAGESQDLVVDPAGTHLYGVSGHFVTSFDITSGTPSGGVNVSTPTTGGFAIAVDVNPAGTRLFVASDSPDSVAVFDITGGTPTGGANLSYSLNTLFPSDLLSVGNSVYVLFEDSVNLTRYDATPRDIFLRTTFDLPLASDGPFALVTNGAGTRLYVANGGSNSITTWDISSGTPSGAVNVAIPSIGEAIVDLAINPAGTRLFALTVPDGSGGHVVAYDVSGGLPASPVAVSVPSGADGPERMAVHPDGSRLYVTSGFPDAVAVFDISSGTPVPGAVVPLPGGASNPGSVAVNPSGTRLYTGNSTTSNISVFDVSSGTPSSGANVALPSGASGPVSLAVNPSGTRLFVANSSNNLTMFDITSGTPTGGANVALPSGATEPQSLVVNRAGTRLYVTNFSSDNVSSFDITSGTPSGGVNVALPSGALRPEGAAIR